A single genomic interval of Chrysemys picta bellii isolate R12L10 chromosome 8, ASM1138683v2, whole genome shotgun sequence harbors:
- the CSF1R gene encoding macrophage colony-stimulating factor 1 receptor, producing MDPAILVLLVAAGIWHGSASPTIDPNVTALIVNKGDPVNLHCSGDFSVEWVSTRQNMIVYSSGTNSTLSITSASYRDTGTYQCAYTNSSDMERASIHLFVRDPKKVWYVHSITVRVSEGRDARLPCLITDPEYGSNVTLLKDDDSPVLPGTEFSFSPQDGVTIYSVQQDHKGYYRCGAHINGKVERSSKIRLIVLQAIVKPLSVTVEQKDHVRIQGERFQIVCNLISPSHKYNVKWIHPAQNVTTTINNNFENGDYYVSFTLYIPAVTIGDSGRYSCVANNSVGSSNSSTVLQVVERGYVRLLPRQNCSHEVKIGGNLELQVLIEAYPRLSNWSWTHENPSQHSVSALRTGQMVHGNNRYTTTLSLNRLKEDERGLYTFYAANDAANASVTFSISLKFPPEVHHVGMVFNDSTSLHCVASGYPAPRIEWYQCPGHADRSDQGRTLIRNDTSPGVISKLPFGKVKVESILQIKEFEYNVTFCCWAINSEGNDSQIHSRVPFTERTQMRQHELFNPILSTSVGILVLLLLLLFFLLYKYNQKPKYQVRWKIIEACEGNNYIFIDPTQLPYNEKWEFPRNNLQFGKTLGAGAFGKVVEATAFGLGKEDTVLKVAVKMLKSTAHTDEQEALMSELKIMSHLGHHENIVNLLGACTYGGPILVITEYCRYGDLLNFLRKNAESIIIQDSSLDSSLDSTADYKNIYLEKKYVRSDSGFASQCLETYVEMRPVPSDSMPAGDKLQGKNPEEEQDTRPLELYDLLQFSNQVAQGMAFLASKNCIHRDLAARNVLVTHGRVAKICDFGLARDIMNDSNYVVKGNARLPVKWMAPESIFDCIYTVQSDVWSYGILLWEIFSLGKSPYPGMLVNSKFYSMVKQGYQMARPDFAPMEIYRIMQACWNLQPTRRPTFDQICHFIQKQLDANKEQDYTNLPSSSEEDSVCEPSGCCEESCDQADSSQPLLKSNNYQFC from the exons GCTCGGCATCTCCGACAATCGACCCTAATGTCACCGCCCTGATTGTAAACAAGGGAGACCCTGTAAACTTGCACTGCTCTGGGGATTTCAGCGTGGAATGGGTCAGCACAAGACAGAATATGATCGTGTACTCCAGTGGCACTAACAGCACTCTCAGTATTACCAGTGCCAGTTACAGGGACACCGGCACCTATCAGTGCGCTTATACCAACAGCAGTGACATGGAGCGAGCATCCATCCATCTCTTTGTGAGAG ATCCCAAGAAGGTGTGGTATGTCCATAGCATCACTGTCAGAGTAAGCGAAGGCCGTGATGCACGGCTGCCATGTCTGATCACTGACCCAGAGTATGGGTCCAACGTTACCCTGCTGAAGGATGATGATTCTCCAGTCTTACCAGGGACTGAGTTTTCTTTCAGCCCTCAGGATGGAGTAACCATATACAGCGTGCAGCAAGATCATAAAGGATATTACAGGTGTGGGGCCCATATCAACGGAAAAGTGGAGAGGTCATCGAAAATCAGATTGATTGTTCTACAAG CAATAGTAAAGCCGCTCTCAGTCACGGTGGAGCAAAAAGACCACGTGCGAATACAGGGGGAACGTTTCCAGATCGTCTGCAATTTAATTTCCCCTTCCCACAAGTACAACGTCAAGTGGATCCATCCAGCTCAGAAT GTCACCACCACGATCAACAACAACTTTGAAAATGGGGACTATTACGTTTCCTTCACCCTATACATTCCAGCGGTGACAATAGGAGACAGTGGACGATACAGTTGTGTAGCAAACAATTCTGTGGGATCCAGTAATTCTTCAACTGTGCTCCAGGTTGTAG AGAGAGGTTATGTTCGTCTGCTGcccaggcagaactgcagccacGAAGTAAAGATAGGAGGAAATCTGGAACTGCAGGTCTTGATTGAGGCTTACCCCAGACTTAGCAACTGGAGTTGGACACATGAGAATCCTTCCCAACACTCTGTGAGCGCCCTACGCACTGGCCAAATGGTCCATGGTAACAACAG GTACACCACCACGCTCTCCCTGAACCGGCTGAAAGAAGATGAAAGGGGACTGTATACATTCTACGCTGCGAATGATGCGGCCAATGCATCCGTGACCTTCAGCATCTCCCTGAAAT TCCCGCCTGAGGTCCATCATGTCGGGATGGTATTCAATGACTCTACGAGCCTTCACTGCGTAGCCAGTGGTTACCCTGCTCCACGTATTGAGTGGTATCAGTGCCCCGGGCATGCAGACAG ATCTGACCAGGGAAGAACACTGATTCGGAATGACACCAGCCCAGGGGTCATAAGCAAATTGCCCTTTGGAAAGGTGAAAGTAGAGAGCATCCTTCAAATTAAGGAGTTTGAGTACAATGTTACCTTTTGCTGCTGGGCCATTAACAGCGAGGGGAATGACTCACAGATACATAGCCGTGTCCCTTTTACAG AAAGAACCCAGATGCGCCAACATGAGCTCTTCAACCCCATTCTCTCCACCTCTGTGGGAATATTGGTCTTGCTTCTCCTGCTGCTCTTCTTCCTGCTCTACAAATATAATCAG AAACCAAAATACCAGGTGCGGTGGAAGATCATTGAGGCCTGCGAAGGGAATAACTACATCTTTATTGACCCCACCCAATTGCCTTACAATGAGAAATGGGAATTCCCCAGGAACAACCTGCAGTTTG GAAAGACCCTGGGAGCAGGAGCCTTTGGAAAAGTGGTAGAAGCCACTGCTTTCGGGCTGGGGAAGGAAGACACTGTCCTCAAAGTGGCTGTGAAGATGCTCAAAT CAACAGCCCACACAGATGAACAGGAGGCCCTTATGTCTGAGCTGAAAATCATGAGTCACTTGGGCCACCATGAGAACATTGTTAACCTGCTGGGAGCCTGTACATATGGAG GCCCAATTCTGGTCATCACTGAATACTGTCGCTATGGAGACCTTCTGAATTTCCTGCGGAAGAACGCAGAGTCCATAATCATCCAGGACTCAAGCCTGGACTCCTCTCTGGATAGCACAGCCGATTACAAAAACATCTATCTGGAGAAGAAGTATGTCCGAAG TGATAGTGGGTTTGCAAGCCAGTGTTTGGAGACCTATGTTGAAATGAGACCTGTGCCGTCAGACTCCATGCCAGCAGGGGATAAGTTACAAG GCAAGAACCCAGAGGAAGAACAGGATACTCGGCCCCTGGAGCTGTATGACCTGTTGCAGTTCTCCAATCAGGTGGCCCAGGGAATGGCCTTCCTTGCCTCAAAGAAC TGCATCCACCGGGACTTGGCAGCAAGGAATGTGCTAGTGACCCACGGACGAGTAGCCAAAATCTGTGACTTTGGGCTGGCGAGGGACATCATGAATGATTCAAACTATGTTGTCAAAGgcaat GCCCGTCTGCCGGTGAAGTGGATGGCCCCAGAGAGTATCTTTGACTGCATATACACTGTGCAAAGTGATGTGTGGTCCTACGGCATCCTCCTCTGGGAGATCTTCTCGCTGG GTAAAAGCCCATACCCTGGCATGCTGGTGAATAGCAAGTTTTACAGCATGGTGAAGCAGGGGTATCAGATGGCCAGACCAGACTTTGCTCCTATGGAAAT ATATCGCATCATGCAAGCATGTTGGAATCTGCAACCCACGCGACGGCCCACCTTTGACCAGATATGCCATTTCATTCAAAAGCAACTGGATGCCAACAAGGAACAG GACTATACAAACCTCCCCAGTAGCTCAGAGGAAGACAGCGTGTGCGAGCCCTCTGGCTGCTGTGAAGAGTCCTGTGACCAAGCAGATAGCAGTCAGCCTCTTCTGAAGAGCAACAATTACCAGTTCTGTTAA